The nucleotide sequence CGTGTTTCCTCCACCCGGAAGAACAATGGCATACGAGCATACGCGTCAGCCGACAAACAGGGCGGGTGGCTGACGATGGCCGAAGCGGCAGACAAGCTGGGTGTGACACATCACGTCATCCGCTGGCTAATAAGGGAGAAAATCCTGCCGGCTGAACAGGTTATGCGGCACGCACCACATCAGATAAAAGTCGTCGACCTCAAAAGTGATGCGGTTGCAGATGCCCTGAAGCACCGAAATGCCCCGTGTCGCGATCCTCGACAAACCACACTTCCAATCATTACAAACACTTAGAATGAGGTGCATAATGAATCGTTGTCGGCCAGATCGCGCAGCACTTCCATGACGGTGTCCTCGGCGTCGTCGGTCATGGCCTGATATGTCGGGCTGTCGCGCGACACATCGATGTCCATGCAATATTCGTGGAAATAGTGACCGCGATGGCTGATCGCTGCGCGCAACTGGTAGAAATTGCGCTTCTGCACGTCCTGCAAACGGTCTGCGATGCTGTGCAGCGTCTTATCCTGCGGGGCATAGTCACGAATGTTCCGCGAGGCCCCTTTGGCATATGAGGCGATGCCTTCAAAGCAAGCCCCGTCCCCTTGGCTGGCAAAGCCACGAAACCAGACGCATGGCTCCTGCCGTGTGCGTCCGTTCATCAGTTTGATGTCGCGGGTTTTGAGGTCAACGCCAAGGATTTCGCAGATGCGGCCAAAATCATCATAGACACTGTCCCACCAGTCATAATCCATGCCACCAGCGCGCCACCAGTCGCGGGCTTTTTCCTTGGCGGCGTCTGACAATTCGGAAAACTGGTAAACAGTCATGCAAGCGAGTTCGGGCATAGTCTTTCATCCTCTCAAGCGATGGGCGGTTTGGGTTTGTCCCTGTTTGCGCCGATGGGCTGCGCCTCGGCCAATCTGATTTGCCGGATACGCATGTATTCG is from Roseinatronobacter monicus and encodes:
- a CDS encoding antitoxin of toxin-antitoxin stability system gives rise to the protein MPELACMTVYQFSELSDAAKEKARDWWRAGGMDYDWWDSVYDDFGRICEILGVDLKTRDIKLMNGRTRQEPCVWFRGFASQGDGACFEGIASYAKGASRNIRDYAPQDKTLHSIADRLQDVQKRNFYQLRAAISHRGHYFHEYCMDIDVSRDSPTYQAMTDDAEDTVMEVLRDLADNDSLCTSF